Below is a window of Trichosurus vulpecula isolate mTriVul1 chromosome 4, mTriVul1.pri, whole genome shotgun sequence DNA.
AACAGTTTGGGAGATAAATGAGTCTTCATATAGTCACCCTTGTCAGTGACACTCAGCTTAGGATTATGCTCACCAACAGTAAATTGTAGAAATCCATGAGAAGCGCACCATGATGTCTGGAGGGCACTGTGGCgttgtttttcccttttacttttcCTCAGCACTGCATCCTAAGACAATATTCAGGCCCTTTCTAAGTTAGCAGAGGAGATGGCTTCTCCCTGAATTAATTTGGGGGTCTAAGCACTCAGCCTGATAAGAGTGTTTCTCTCGTGTGTTCATATCTTTGGCACAGCTAtttaaggaaaaaacttcctCATATGGCCTTTTGGCCATGTTAACATTTCCAATATTGATTTATAGTGGTGAATGTAagtttgtggttttttgtttctgttttagttttgttttgttttcttaaaagaaCTTGGATGCGACATGTTCCTGAAAGCCCACATATGATTGGGTAAACAGGGCTAAAAATCTGAGGCTTcttaaggaagaggaaaatgagaaaccACCTGGGAAACATAAATTCTCTGTGTAAAAAGAGTGTATGTTGTAAGGCTAGCCAGTCATTCCGATGTCTGTGCACTCAGGTGGGATTAGCCATGGGCTCCTAATGTATTTCACTATTCTTAAACTCTGCATGAAGTTTCCTTCTGAAGTAGAAATGAATGTTCCTACATGGTGTAACAAGAAATTGTCATTGTCCCCATTCACTTGAAATTACTTATGGCTTAAAATGCTTTCAGGAATTTGTTTGATTTCTGTGTCAAAATCTGGTCTCTGGAACTCCGTTGAGTCTGCCTTCCAGTttaaaagagggggaggggggaggggggtttCTCTTAACAGTTCCTTCGAGTGGCAACTCAAGGTAAGTATATGGAAGGAAGTTAACAGTTGAGTTTGGTGCCTTTGTGTCActaagaaaagataaaaggaacAGTTTGGTCATTTGAGTGAGGGAACTCAAAAAGTATTgagtagaaataataaaattattaacacGGAGGCAACCAGAGCAAAATTGCATTCTTGATTTCAAAATAAActagttttaattttctcttggaCTGATAGAAAAATGAAAGCAAGATGCTTTAAgtagaaatattttgataatctTTTTTGCAAAGAATTGAACTTTGCCACAAtttcatacatgcatacattcatacacacacatgcacacacataacgtacatacatgtaaatacacTTTTCTTTGCTAAATGTAGTTGTAGGTTGCACAAGAACACTTAGTCTCTTGTAATTGTGCCTCTGACTTCTTGAAAGTCTTACCTTCTAAATTGTGAAGATCGGACGATCTCCTAGAAGCTACGTGTTGCTATTGGTTTCTTCTTGTGTTTTGTATACTTTTGCTGTACTTAGCAAATGCAAGTTTATGAATTTAGCAAATGGTAGATTACAGAGAATTCTGATGATTATGATTTTCTTTAGTTTCACTAAACTGTACTAGTTTGTTTCATTAAGAAATGATGCTGTAGACAAATGTAAATAAAGCTTGTGAATCAAGCAGCCAAGTGAGTGGtgtttgttaaaataaaatatagaatccCATGCTCTGAActaatgtttatttttacattcaCTAGCATTTTGATGGTTCATTCTAATTCTGTTTAGATTTCTAAATCTGTTAGGCATTTTGAAATGCTATCATATTTTGATTCAGTGAACATGCATTTGACttcatgctaagtactggggatagaaGGAAACcacttcaccccccccccccccccaaaaaaaaaaggtggggtgggACGACTTGTCCTTAAGGATATTAAGGGTAACAGTCCTACATGTAAATGCTCGGAATAGGCAATTAATCTGAAAGGAGTGGGCACTAGCAGCTCTGGGGAGCAGGAAAGGCCtccctcctgcagaaggtggcatcGGGTTTAGTACATTTGTGAGGGGGCAGACCGTTCCAAGCATGAACAACAGTCTTCCATTGCAAGGAGGTTGGTCTTGGGTCCTAGCATAGAAGGACATGGTGGGAGATTCCTACAAGATAAGGGCCCTGGCTTTGGATggagggctttcaatgccaaacaggattttctggtaatagggagccacgaGTTGAGTAAGTGTGTCACATTTTCAAGCAGGAGTGTGAGCACCCTGAGTCAGGGAGACCGATTCAGGTTATTGCAATAGACTGAGCATGAAGTACTATTCAGTAGTTTTTTAGTCCTCCCACTcttgactctatttggggttttcttggcaaagacagaatTTCCTTCTGtggctcaatttacagatgaagaaacaggcaaatggggttaagtgactcgctcggtgtcacacagtaagtatccgAGTCTTACTAACTCCAGGCAGCTGCCCCTTAAGAAGTAAGATCCTCAATGAGGGTAGTGCTTTGTGAGGAGAGAAGGCCTGTAAGAAGTGGAGGAAACATTCTTAGGGGCCTAGTCTGAAATGGAATGTACCAAAGACAATCCTTACACCTTCTCCACCTTCAGGGCCTGTTGAGTACTCTGTGGTgcatcccatttttctttttaatttttttttcatgtacagcactcagttctacaagttttgggttccaaattttctccctcctcgcccccaagacagcatgtgatcCAGTGTAGGTTCTACGTATgtcttcacattgaacttacataatagtctagttttaaagaattataaccaatggaatgaatcatgagaaaggtgaaacaaacaaataaggggggaaaaagtaaataatttgcttctgtctgcattcagactccgtgattctttctctggatgaggacAGTTTTTTCCatcttggagctgtctttgaaccttgcattgatgagaggcgtcaagtctatcaaagttagtccttccagataccatgtgtctgtaatcgtataTAATGTGGttctcccctcacttagcatcagttccaggttataatgaagtctgtctgctcttcatttctatagcacagtaatatttcattacattcatataccacagtttgtttacccatccccttggtttccagttctttgccaccacaaaaatagctgctataaatatttttgtacatacgggtccctttcctacTGTGATTgctggaatacagccctagaagtggtattgctgggtcaaaggtatgcacatttttacagccctttgggcatagttcaagattagtctccagaatagctggatcagttcacaacaccaacAATGTAAGTGTTCCTATTTCctacatctccagcatttatcattttcctgttttgtcgtgttagccaacctgacaggagagatgggtGCATCCCATTCTTGCTGATGATCCAGCCTCCCTACCTGCCTTAGTATGGGCTCCTAGTCCGATAACATGCCCTCTGCATCTCTACTTCTTGGTTTCTCTTGATGGGGCCATCCATTACCAACAATCTATAAGAGCGGCTAAATTTTGGTTTGCAAGGAGCTTCACATGTTCTTCCACTTAATCCCAACAAGCCTATGAGCTaggcattcccattttacagatgacaaaacaggctgaatgatttgcccagaggcaCAAAGCTAACGCATCTGAGGTGAgccttgaattcagatcttcctaaaaaGGCTAAATTTTGAAGTTAGCTAGAGAAACCAAGAAGTAGAGATGCAGAGGGCATGTTATCGGACACTCCATTGCCCACACCTACAGCTGAAAAGGACAAACAAGAGGACAAAGCTTCAAACCCATTCCCCAGGGCTATGAGGCCTAAGTGGACAGGAAGGTGACCCCCAGATGGTCCTGTGTGGTATCAGTGAATGGACAAATTCTTCACCCCTGCACGGGGGCAAAATAGAGGGGGAGATTTAAGTAGACTTAAAGACCCAGCAGTTCCAGCCTCGCAGTCAAAGGAAAGAGACTGCTCCCAACCACAAGGTAGGCTAACACAATATCCTAGCCTTCACTGGGGCCTCCTGCCTTCCAGAAGCAGGTCCCTGGCATCTTCAGGCAGGAGTGCTTCCGTTGTACATGGTTGGCATTCACCAAACCCCAGGTACGCTGTGATCAAATACACTAGATAGGACTGAGAAAAGAGTCTGAGAGGAAAGCAAGCATGGTGGGGCTGTTGTTCATGTACTCCTGTAAGACTGGACCCCCCAGTATCCCAGCTAGTGATATCTCTCACTAAGACAAGTTCTTAGCTCTTAAGAATTCCTTGAcgtctctctgtccctcagtctCTGGAGTATGAGTGGGTCCAGTTCTCTGGGATCCATCAGACTTCAAGGTTGTCACCCAGGCcagtggctgaggctggaggTCTCTGCCAGGTGACTTGGGAGCTGAATTTTAGTTTTCCTGAAAGCTAAGAAAATGTTCGGTTGATCCTTTCAGACACTGTGGCTTCTCTGTTGGTTGACAGAGTTCATCTTTGTGGCCCATCCTTATTAGATGACCCGGATGTTAGCCCCAGTCAATCAATGGGAGGAAATAGAGCAGTACCTTCATGAGGTTCCCCCATTGGCCCAAATGAACATGTGAATATTATAGGTGCCACAGCAAATGAAAGTATCCAGCCAGCCATGGAACATTAATGAAGAATGTCTGGCATTCTGTGAGGCAAGTAAGATACACAGATAGAAGTgaaaccagtctctgccctcaactTAGATTTGCACATTGCAGACTCTTTTAGTTCACTCGCCCAATACCCAGTTAAAGTGGTTAATTACCTAAGGTATATGGCTGGTAAGCAACCACCCAAACTTCAATGCCCAGACACATTTTGCTGCTAATAACCAAGCAAGGAGAGCAGATATCAGTAATCCTTGCTTTCTGCATTGCCACCTACTCATTGGAGCCAGGATTTATTCAGAAGTATGCAttgtaacaaaggaaagaaggacgaACAACTGGTTACTTGTTTAGAAGCACGAAACTTGCCTTTTATTCCAGGCTCTCTTCCTAAGATCCTTCATGATCTTGTTTCTTCCCTCTTGTCCCCCACCCTCCAAACTTAAGCTCAGCAATGCCAATGTTAATTGCGTGTCCACAGAGTACAAGACCCTTTCTTGGGCACAACAGGATGGATTGTCTACAGAACTAAGAATTAgcaattaatttgcttatttttgttGGATTAGGAGCAGCTCTacaattcaaaattatgtagCAAATGCATGAGGGGTCAACCAATGGGAAAgcatgaagggaaggaggaaagctaAGGCTAAGTTTGGGGAGCAGCAAAAAGGCTGGTTTCACAGGAAGGTAAAGTCAAAAAACAAGTAGAAATCAGGTTGAGTGACTGATAGTGGATATCTTTAAATCCAAGGTGACgagtttggatttttttccctcggaaaatagggagctactgaagattcttgagtagAGTGATATCATCAGACCTGCAATTTGGGAAGATTCTTTTAGCCACTGTGTAAAACATAGTTTGAAGATGCGAAATGTTAGAAGACAAGGAGGAAGCTACTGCAATAAATAGGCCCACGAAAGGGGGTGAGGGTCTGAGTGATAGGGCTTAGCCTAGTGATCGGatgagtggggagaagaggacaGATACAAGAACTGCTGTAGGGATGGAATCAAGATTGGTAAATTCTATAACAATAACTTTATTTAAGTAAAGCTTTAACATTTGGTGTCAGTTGACCAAACTGATTCAAGGTAAATTTGAACCAGTAAAAACTTCTGGATTGGAAATGGTTTCATCGGTCTGTTTGGGGCAATTTAGAAATGCTGTTAAGATGGCAGATCATGATTTCACTGTTGGAGGTACTTCATTCAGAGATGCAGGCCACAATCCCTCCTCTTGAGGAATACCTTCTCTTCCCATGCACTCTTGTCTATACTTTCCTATAAAATCTTCCACAGGGAATCTAcccttttctttaaaatcttgGTTATGCTACTGGGTTTGCCAAACTCTTACCTCTTACTTTAGCTAAATATTTGATAGAACCATATCCAATGgagcttctctccctccctccttccctctccctccttccctctccctccctctctctctttccctctctctgtctcactctctctccctccctccatctttgtcttcccccctccctctctctctctctctctccctctctctctctctctctctctctctaaccagGCTTGTGATTTCTTCAGGGTAGGGAACTCTCAGGGAGAAACTTGCTCTGCCTAGGCAGACTGGCACTTGACCCAATGATTTATAGTCAGAGTTACTGGGAACCCTGCCTGGTCCAGGGTCTGTCTTCAACCCGCATtgtcctggctccaaggccagctcatTATCCATTACCCACTCCTGCCTCCCTGGAatccctttgtcttttttttttttaattcaatgtatctggtatttactcatctgtgactTTGTTGCTTTggccccagtagaatataaacagcttgagggcaggggctgtttttgcttttgtgttcCCAGTGCCCAGCAAAGTgggattaggaaactaaggcaaacctaggttaagtgacttgtccagggtcacactgctagtaaaggtctgtggctggatttgaattcagattttccctcttctctcccttccttccttccttccttccttccttccttccttccttccttccttccttccttccttccttccttcctcaattatatttgtgtttatgAATTGTCTCTCCACTGAAGGTGCCTTATGTGTTCCTAGGGTCAGAAGTTCTTGCTACCttacacagctagaaaggctTTGCATTTGGCCTGGTTGTTGGGCTTCCCTGAGGACCTGTCTACCTCTGCTCATACACAGAAGCTTGGTGGTCTGGTGCTAATACCCCCACCTATGTCAGTGTCTGTGAAAGTATCCAAGGGTGGGGATTTGTATCTATGGAGGGAGTGGCTACATCATTACAGTCATGCatcatcacctctttcctggattgttgcaacaggctcatgggatcacagatctgcagatggaagggacctcagaagtcatcagGTCCAATGCTttgaacagatgaatgaatgggaaagcatttattaagccctgacTGTGTACCAAGGCTGTGCTAAGCAGCAGTGATGCAAATACAACAGCTCTCAAGGAGTTTCtcttctaatgagggagacaaagaaGGGTGCATGGTGACCAGGAAGCGGGGCTGTGTTTGGAAGAGCCCAGGAACCGAGAACAGAATcacaggggagaagagagatgcGTCTTTCCCAGTAACAATGGCAGTGATGATTTCATTTTGGTGTGAGAACTGGAAAGTTAAGGCTGGATTGTGAAGGAAGAGGTATGTTCATGAGGGCAGGTAAAAAGACCCCTTaagaatgaagcaaagaatggctGAAACCAGCTCGAGAGGCGATGCGCCCCGTGAGGCATCCCACAGTTCAGGACACAGGGCCGCAGGGTGAGCAGAGAGcgttcatttttaaagatgaggaaatgaagccaaAGGGTGCCGAGCtgtccccaaggtcacatggggaaTCTCTCATTCATCGTCCCACTGGTAGCCTCTGCCCTCTGTAATCCATCTTCCATGGCTGCCTCACCCATATTTCCAAAACAAGGTTATGTCCGTGTCACTGTTTTATTCACATCTTCTCATTGGATCCCTAATTTCTCTCGGAAAAAATATAGATTCTCCACCTGGAGTTTAAAATCCACGCCAATCTAGCTCCCACTGAGTTTCACAGGCTTCTTTTATGTTATTCCCCTTTGTGCCCCATCCATTCCCCAGCACACTGGTCTACCAACTCTTCCCCTAATGTAACATCTGCCACTTCTTGCCTTTGCACCAACTGTCTCACATCTGGAATCCACTCTGTCCTTACCACCAATATTTGGAACCTCTCCCCCCAACAGCTTTTAGCATTTGCCATCTCTctaaattgttttatatttatatgccgATCGTATAGCCcctaataaaatataaaccccACAAGGGATCGtacatttagagatggaaaggcccttggagtccaaccccctcattttacagatgaggaaacaggcatgCCTTTggttgcacagctaggaagtgtcttcGCAAGTattcgaacccaagtctttttgCCTCTCCAGAGCTCCGTGTTTTACGTTTAGTGaccacctagcatagtgccttgaaaATAGTAAGCCCTTCATTGTTTAACTGAATTCCTGGGATCACAGatgtggagctggaagggaccgctGAAGCCATCCACACCAACGGcaactgaactgaattgatttCTTAGAATGATTTCAACATTTCACCTTTAGAAAAAGGTCACCTTCAAGCTTGAACAGGTAGTTTCTCAACTACAGCTCATTGAAAGGAATAGGAACTAGTCAAGGACTGAAATGATTCACGATCATCGTTCATTTCCATCAGCAACTCTGCTGGGGACAGATCAGCCAAGCCTGGGTAGCGTCTGGACCGAAGAGCGGCATCCTGTGATTACCCAACAGAACGCTGGATGGTGCCATTGTCTCAGAGAAATGCAGCTCCAGCCTTCACCGAGAACAAAGGGCCAAGGGGGAAGCCCAAAAGGCAAAGCCAGATAGTCTTCCCGTCATGTTCTCGGTTCAATCTCCAGTCCATTGTTGATGTGGGGGATAGAATAGGAAACAGACAGTAACACATATTTCCTTCCatgtattaaaaacaaacacataaacaaacaaaaccaaaaagtaaAGTAGTCCTTCTAAAAAGAAACATGGAAGGAACATTGCTGCTTGCTGAATTTTGGAATTTGCCCTTTAATTGTAAGCTAATGGTGCTCATTCCCAGCTGATGCGATACTTACggcttgtctgcctcagtttcctcatctccaaaattgggataataatagcacctatctcccagggtagttgtgagaataaaatgaagtaatatttgtaaagcactagatAAAAACTAGacgttcattattattataattagctCGGATGGGCCGGGGACAAGAGTTACCAGGTCCTACACaagcccctccctctccccaacttgtatgtgtgcatgtgcctgGAAGGCACTGAGTTTGTCTGTACTTGTTGACTCGTATTCTAGAGCTAGCTCAGTCCTGAATGTCAGCCTTGAAAGGGGGATTTCAGTGTCTGGGACCACCCCCCTTTCCTCGTTTGTGGGAGGGGGGGATGAACTAGAGGCAGAGGCTGCCGCTTTAACATCCAAGTTCTATGATTCCAAATGTCAACACGAATTCATATCATAGTAAGATTTAAAAAGAGACAGTGTGAGTAGGTACATAGAGGACTAttggtagagtcaggaagacctgtgtttgagtcCTACTTGTGGCACGGgttggctgtgtgatcctcggCCGTTCATCTGACCTCTCCGTGTCCCCAGGGAACATTCTAAGTTCCAGGGAAGTGCTTACCTGAGTCCTTGGAGGAATTCCcaaatgatggagaatgctatatgataatgataataagaataagaatggCTAGAGAATTTGCGAAGGGCTTTTCAgacctctcatttgatcctcacagcaaccccgtGAGGGAGGACTTAGTTATATtcagccttattttacagaagagaagccTGAGGCTCCAAGAGGTGGTGATTGCCCGGGCTTACAcagtgtatgaggcaggatttgaacccgggtcttcctgttTGCCGAGTATTCCTACAGCAGACTTCTTCTTTCTCACAAATCCGGACCAACCAACCAAACTAAAACTGAAATGGAATATGGATGTGGCAATAACTAGAACACATTGTCCACCAGATGGAATTTGAAATGGCCCCCAATCTTTCCAATAAAAATCCAAGGGCAGGTCCAGTCACCTACGTTCCAGAAGGACAGAGCGCGTGCCTGGGAAGCAGAGGGAGTTTGAGGTGGAAGATGATGAGAAGGACGCCCTTTGATGACCTGAAATTCAGCAAGTTTAGTGATGTGTGCTTGGAATAGCCACACCAAGTCAGGGAGCATGGAAAGGACCATCACTGTGACTTGGCACACTGTAGGTGCCCCAGGCTCTGGGAGGCCACCTgaggcagagaagaaaaagaaacaaacctaCCTGGGGAAGGGATCAGCAAAGGAAAACGGCCAAGGTTTCTCCTCACCTGGAAAGCGGCTCAGCACTACAGTCCTTGCTAGAGAAACCTCAAGACTCTGCTCATTTTCAGTAGACAATGGAGTCTCAATAACACACCATTAAAACAAAACTTTAATGCACTTCCATCCAAATGCTTCTAGAGGAGGTTTCTGTATCCAAGCCTCTGGTACCAAATGTTAttttactaaagaaaaaaatatgcctaCATCATTCTAGAACAAGCAATTTGTCAAATATGGGCCTGAGATTAATTTCAAGGCCATAAATGCTCTGAAGgaggcagattttttttgttttatttgttgtgATTTTAAATGAGTTCATATCTGAAGACTTGATGGGAATTGATTTGTTAAGCTGTGAGGAACTGTTCCTTTCTATAAAATATAATCTACATAGCTTGAAGGTCCCCCAACAAAGAAATAATGCTGAGAAGCGACACAGGCTAGCCTGGCAAACTCGCCAggcaaaaaagataaaattataggTGAGCTGTGATTTAAGGCAGCTGCAGGAAAAAAGCAAACGCTTCATTTTGTGgggtttctccttctctctgaaaAATGATTGGCCACCGATGATCAGCTGTGACTCAAGCCAGGTGTGTGGGACAAAAAGCAAAGACTTCGGGGCAGGAACGAAGAGTCCAGAAGGGCGTCTGGGGGAAAGAAATGTAGGTCTTCTCAGAAACCATTCTGTTTACATCTAAATAGGAACTAATCTGCTTAAAAGAGACAGACATTCAAGCAAAGGAGCTGATGGATCCTGAGATCACTCAGACCCGGCTGGAGGTAAAAACAATGACCCCCACGAGGCTGGaaagaatggatagagtgctgggcctggagtcagaaaggcctgggttcaaattcagcatcagacacttactagctgagcaagtcacttaaccctatttgcctcagtttcctcatctgtaaaaagagctggagaaaacaatggtaagaaaaccccaaatgggtcaggaAGAGCCTGTCACGACtgggcaacaacaacaaagcttgaAAGAGAGGCAGCTTTGGAATCCAGGGACATAGGGTTCAGAATCCCAGCTCTGGTACTCTTCacctggatgaccctgggcacttTTCCTCCCCTGTAAACCGAAAGGGTTGGAGACTCCTTCCTGCTCCTATCTCTGACTTTCTGATTATCTTTTTCCTCTCCGCTACGTGAAGAAAGTTGAACTTTGGAAGTTACTCTCAAGTACTCCTGCTTCCTCGATGCCTTATGTCCCCGAAGGGGGATTCCAGCTGGGTTCTCTCTAGCTCGCCAGACTGGGAGCGCTGGTTCCGAGGAGATAATGCTTCGGAGGTCTACGTGGAGGGATTACAGGTTTCAAAACCTGAAGTTCCCCACGTTGTCTAGGACcctaaggaaaatgaaacaggAGAGGATCtcggttcaaatctctcctcacgcACTAAGTGTGTGACTTGGGTCTTAGGCCTCGGTTTCCCTATCTGCAAataactaggtggctcagtgcatagagcgATGGCCtcggagtcaggaacacctgatttcaaatcttgcctcagacaccagctgtgtcatttaacctctgtttgcctcagtttcctcacctgtaaaatggggataataacaacatctaCCTTTTAAGGTCGTAAGGATAAAGTGAGGTgacattgtaaaagctctttgcaaaccttaaagggctacgCGCCTGTCAGCCATTATGGCTATCTGTAAAAGAGGAAGTTGAACTACACGGCTCTGGGGCCAGGTCAGAACGCAGGGCTGCCCCCTTCCTCGCCCTGTCCCCCTGCGATCCTCTTGGCGGGATTTTCCATCTGCAGACATGCTGGTTCATCCAGGGTGGTTCCACGCGGGATCTCCCATTTCCACTTGCGCCAAAGCCTCCCATCTAGTCCTTTCTGGTGGGGACGGGGGCGTGTCCCCTACATTTCAGCTGGGGCTAGCGAGTCTGCCTTGTGCCCCTCCGGGCCTCAGATGAATCATCTCCGAGTTTCTAGGCAGGCGAATGGTGCCTCCCCACACCATCCCCCAAAagcaatcttctcttctccacctccccaAGAGGTGCTGATCATCTCCAGGCAGAGGTAGGAGGCAGCgtaggagaaggggatgggatagtgaggggaggcTCCCCGGCTCACACGCGCAATGGAAGAACCTCGGGTCCCCTGGGTGCTGTAGAGAGCTCCCAAAGAGAGAGCATGGAAGCCTGAGCAGGGCAGGGTAAGGGGAAAACAGATCTGGGGCTGATGGGCTTCCTGACCCGCGGAGTCTTCGGGGGATCCTCACCCTCTGTGAGCTAGCAGCCCGCCAGCCAGCGGCCAAGTGGGGCGCGGAGTCCGAGGGGCCGCCTCCTCCCTGCGCCCTGGGGCGCCCCGCCCCCCTAAGCCTTATAGAGAGACAGGGGCCGGACTCCGGCTTCTCCCGGAGCTGGAGGGCGGGCGCGGACCGCGCGGCGCCCTTGACCCAGCTGCCGGTGTGGCCGCCCGGCAGAGCACAGCGGCGGCGGCGAACTAGCTCCGGGGGAGCCAGGGCAGCGGCGACGCTGGGCACCATGGCTGGCAGGAGGGCCCGAGCAGCGGCCGCCGCCAGCCTCCCACTGCTGCGCGTCCACGGACGGCTGTCCTTGCCCCTGCTGAGGCTGCTGCTGGCCACGAAGACGACATGAAGGAGCCGGCGGGCGGCACGGGTGCCCCGGGGGGGGCCCCCTTTTGCAGCCGCCTGAACCACTCGTACCCGGGCGTGTGGGAGTCCGAGCTGGCCGCATTGCATGCGGGCAACCGCACGGGCCCGTGGGCCGCCGAGGAGTGCGGCTCCGTGTCGGTAGCCTACCCACTTGCCATGATGATCACGGGCATCGTGGGCAACGCGCTTGCCATGCTGCTCGTGGCCCGCAGTTACCGTCGCAAGGAGAGCAAGCGCAAGAAATCCTTCCTGCTCTGCATCGGCGGCCTGGCTCTCACCGACCTGGTGGGTCAGCTGCTCACCAGCCCGGTGGTTATCGCCGTCTACCTGTCCAAGCAGCCCTGGCAGCAGCTCGACCCGTCGGAGCGCCTGTGCTCCTTCTTCGGCCTCAGCATGACCATGTTCGGCCTCTGTCCCCTCTTCATCGCCAGCGCCATGGCCGTCGAGCGGGCACTGGCCATCCGCGCGCCGCATTGGTACGCCAGCCACATGAAGACGCGAGCCACCCGGGCAGTGTTGCTGGCCGTCTGGCTGGCGGCGCTCGCCTTCGCACTGCTGCCCGTGGCCGGCGTGGGCCGCTACACCGTCCAGTGGCCGGGGACGTGGTGCTTCATCAGCACCGGCGAGCGCGGCG
It encodes the following:
- the PTGER3 gene encoding prostaglandin E2 receptor EP3 subtype isoform X2; translated protein: MKEPAGGTGAPGGAPFCSRLNHSYPGVWESELAALHAGNRTGPWAAEECGSVSVAYPLAMMITGIVGNALAMLLVARSYRRKESKRKKSFLLCIGGLALTDLVGQLLTSPVVIAVYLSKQPWQQLDPSERLCSFFGLSMTMFGLCPLFIASAMAVERALAIRAPHWYASHMKTRATRAVLLAVWLAALAFALLPVAGVGRYTVQWPGTWCFISTGERGANRTGSAHSRGNLFFASTFAFLGLTALAVTFVCNLATIKALVSRCRAKATAAQAGAQWGRITTETVIQLMGIMCVLSACWSPLLIMMLKMIFNQTSVEHCKMPKPLTQRPKECDFFLTAVRLASLNQILDPWVYLLLRKILLRKFCQGEETSLRQGKHWEVETDTLKTNIDTHGRRQIQKDGYLEEESTSKDFLCAQETCRLWIPQRHLSSEISGELH
- the PTGER3 gene encoding prostaglandin E2 receptor EP3 subtype isoform X3; its protein translation is MKEPAGGTGAPGGAPFCSRLNHSYPGVWESELAALHAGNRTGPWAAEECGSVSVAYPLAMMITGIVGNALAMLLVARSYRRKESKRKKSFLLCIGGLALTDLVGQLLTSPVVIAVYLSKQPWQQLDPSERLCSFFGLSMTMFGLCPLFIASAMAVERALAIRAPHWYASHMKTRATRAVLLAVWLAALAFALLPVAGVGRYTVQWPGTWCFISTGERGANRTGSAHSRGNLFFASTFAFLGLTALAVTFVCNLATIKALVSRCRAKATAAQAGAQWGRITTETVIQLMGIMCVLSACWSPLLIMMLKMIFNQTSVEHCKMPKPLTQRPKECDFFLTAVRLASLNQILDPWVYLLLRKILLRKFCQVANAVSSCSHDGQKGQPVSLANEIVQTGA